The genomic DNA TTTGGCTTTTCCCTGAATTTTTTCATCGGGAATCGGGTACTCCGCCGCACAAACCGGGCAAGCTGCCTTCATCAAATCACTCCCAAAATTTACAAGCCGACCACCGGATACACTAAGATAAGCAAGATCATCCAACTTTTCAGGTCCAATCGTCAACCTTCGAAGCAAAGGAATTTGCGGGCCGTGAAAAAAACGGGTATAGCTGACTGGGCTCGTCAGAAACCTGGAAGCACGATGAACATCCGCGTTTTGACCATTTTCCCCACTTTCTTTTCTTCCTGCCTGGGCGAAGGCCTGCTCGGCAAGGCGGCCGACAAGGGCCTGGTGAACGTCGCGGCCGTCAACCTGCGCGATTATGCGACCGGTCGGCATCGGCCGGTGGACGACGTGCCGTACGGCGGCGGGGCCGGCATGGTGATGAAGGTCGACGTCTGGGCGAAGGCGATCGAGGCGGCGCGGCGCGAACTGCCGGGCGCCCGCGTGGTGCTGTTGACGCCGCAGGGCCCGAAACTCGACGAACAAACGGCGCTCCGGCTGGCGCGGGAAACGTCGCTGGTGTTTTGTTGCGGCCGCTACGAAGGCGTGGACGAACGGGTCGCCGAACACCTCGTGGACGAATGGCTGTCGATCGGCGACTTCGTGCTGACCGGCGGCGAACCGGCCGCGCTGGCGGCGATCGACGCCATCGCGCGCAAACTGCCGGGCGTGATCGGCAAGGCCGAATCGGTGGAAACCGACACCTTCACGGCGGGGCTCAAACATCCGGCCTACACCCGGCCGCCTGAGTTTCGCGGCTGGCGGGTTCCCGAGGTGCTGCTCGGCGGCAACCATGCCGCCATCGAGGATTGGCGCCGCCGGGAATCGTTGGCGCGCACGGCGCGGCTGCGGCCCGACCTGGCGGCCGGCGCGGCGGCTTCGCGGGTGCGCCTCGCGGTGCGCGATCCCGAGCCGTGGCTGCTCGAGCCGCTGGCGGCGGCCGGGCGCGCCTACGGCTTGCGCGAGGTCGTCTGCGCGGTCGTCGATCCGGACCGGCGCCGCGCGCTGCGCGAAACGGCCGGCGACCTGGTCAAGGTGACCGGACCGCTCGACGCGGCGCTACGCAAACGGCCGAAGGAGCGGTTGTTCCACCTGGCCGACCGGCCGGGCCCGGGGCAGGCGCCGCTCGCGGAAATCGCGGCCCGGTTGGCGGCGGCCACCGACGGCGCAACGATCGTCTGGGGCGGCGAACCGCCGCGGAAAGCCGTTTCGGCCGCGCCGGCGCTGCCCGGCGAAGCCGCCTCGCCCCTCGCGTTGTTTGTCTGGCTCGAACGCCTCTTCAGCGGTCGTTGAGCAAGCGGCGCCACAAAGCCCCGCGCCGGTGCTATAATCGCCCGAACTTTTGACCCCGAGTCGACCCGATGCGCGTCCTGCTGCTCAATCCGCCCGAGAGGCACACCGTGCAGGCCAACCTGCCCGCGGCGGTGGAAGGCTTGCGCGGCGCGACGCCGCCCATCGGCCTGCTGTACGTCGCGGCGGCGGCCCGCGAGGACGGCCGGCACGAGGTGTCCTTTCTCGATGCCCACGCCGAACGCCTGGACGACGCGAAACTCGAGCGGGCCGTCGGCCTCTTGCGGCCCGACGTCGTCGGCCTGCCGGTCAACACCTTCACGCTGCCCGACGCCGTCGAGGTGGTGAAGATCGTGCGGCGCGCCGCGCCCGAAAGCGTGGTCGTCGCCGGCGGCCTTCAGCCGTTTCTGTATCCGCGCGAGACCGCCGCACTCTCGCTGTTCGATTACGCCCTGCAAGGCGAGGCCGAACGCTCGTTTCCGGCGCTCTTGGCGGCGATCGACGAGTGGGAGGGCTTCGAGCGCGTGCCGGGCATCCTCTTTCAGCGCGGCGGGCGGATCGTCACCAACCCGCCGCCCGCGCCGCTCGAGAATCTCGACGAACTGCCGTTTCCGGCGCACGATTTGACGCCCATCCGCCGCTACCGGTCCATCGTCACGTCGCGGCACCCGATCGGCATCGTGATTTCCAGCCGCGGCTGCCCGTTCCACTGCGCCTTCTGTTCGCATTCGGTGACGGGCAAACGTTTTCGGACGCGGTCGGCGGAAAACGTCATCGAGGAAATGGCTTTCTGCAAATCGCTCGGCATTCGGTACATTTTGTTTTACGACGAAGTGATGACCGTCAACAAAGAGCGGATGTTGGCGCTGTGCGAGGGAATCAAGGGCCGCGATTTGCGCCTGCCGTGGATGGCGCGGGCCCGCGTCGGGTCGGTCGACGCGGAAACGTTCGCGGCCATGAAGCGCGCCGGCTGCGACCTGGTGACGATGGGCATCGAATCGGGCAGCCCGCGGGTGTTGGCGCGACTCAACCGGCCCGTCGACACCGCCGCGATGGTCGAAACCTTCCGCCAGG from Myxococcales bacterium includes the following:
- the trmD gene encoding tRNA (guanosine(37)-N1)-methyltransferase TrmD, encoding MNIRVLTIFPTFFSSCLGEGLLGKAADKGLVNVAAVNLRDYATGRHRPVDDVPYGGGAGMVMKVDVWAKAIEAARRELPGARVVLLTPQGPKLDEQTALRLARETSLVFCCGRYEGVDERVAEHLVDEWLSIGDFVLTGGEPAALAAIDAIARKLPGVIGKAESVETDTFTAGLKHPAYTRPPEFRGWRVPEVLLGGNHAAIEDWRRRESLARTARLRPDLAAGAAASRVRLAVRDPEPWLLEPLAAAGRAYGLREVVCAVVDPDRRRALRETAGDLVKVTGPLDAALRKRPKERLFHLADRPGPGQAPLAEIAARLAAATDGATIVWGGEPPRKAVSAAPALPGEAASPLALFVWLERLFSGR
- a CDS encoding B12-binding domain-containing radical SAM protein, with the protein product MRVLLLNPPERHTVQANLPAAVEGLRGATPPIGLLYVAAAAREDGRHEVSFLDAHAERLDDAKLERAVGLLRPDVVGLPVNTFTLPDAVEVVKIVRRAAPESVVVAGGLQPFLYPRETAALSLFDYALQGEAERSFPALLAAIDEWEGFERVPGILFQRGGRIVTNPPPAPLENLDELPFPAHDLTPIRRYRSIVTSRHPIGIVISSRGCPFHCAFCSHSVTGKRFRTRSAENVIEEMAFCKSLGIRYILFYDEVMTVNKERMLALCEGIKGRDLRLPWMARARVGSVDAETFAAMKRAGCDLVTMGIESGSPRVLARLNRPVDTAAMVETFRQARRAGLRTIAYFMIGNPDEKMADVRASLRVAKKAGPDLVHASVFTPYPATDLYEEGRRTGRFRTDFWREFAAEPVANFRPPLWTEPDVDEAEIGRRLRWFYRRFHLRPAYILRRLFSLRGPGDLARHLRGLRALLSPRRWNAARE